The Pseudochaenichthys georgianus chromosome 8, fPseGeo1.2, whole genome shotgun sequence genome has a segment encoding these proteins:
- the angptl8 gene encoding angiopoietin-like protein 8, translating to MKIIWGLCLLFLAEGLRAVHAAPVRRRTSKVKDKAAPKEEVNILLFGVIQFSESLNYVHETTEAKIVKIRRTLSSHEGTLEKLKRQTEPAAEVERQIKAAIESLQAQMAKQRAQINMTKDWLASVEQEEVELQTKVKKLEMYLNTSISIKELQKRAEEQSNTLKGLQHWTEFQKENIETQNEQLSKLKMMSEAKT from the exons ATGAAGATTATCTGGGGTCTGTGTTTGCTATTTTTGGCCGAGGGTTTGAGAGCAGTCCATGCAGCTCCGGTCAGGAGGAGGACCAGCAAGGTGAAGGACAAGGCTGCGCCGAAGGAAGAAGTCAATATTCTCCTGTTCGGCGTCATACAGTTCAGCGAATCGCTCAACTATGTTCATGAAACCACAGAGGCGAAGATAGTGAAAATCAGACGGACTTTGAGCAGCCATGAGGGGACTCTAGAAAAGCTGAAGAGGCAGACTGAGCCGGCTGCGGAGGTGGAGAGACAGATAAAAGCAGCCATAGAGTCGCTCCAG GCCCAGATGGCCAAGCAACGGGCTCAGATCAACATGACTAAAGACTGGCTGGCCAGCGTGGAGCAGGAAGAGGTGGAGCTCCAAACTAAAGTGAAGAAGCTGGAGATGTATCTCAACACCAGCATCAGCATCAAAGAGCTGCAG AAGAGAGCAGAGGAGCAATCCAACACCTTGAAAGGTTTACAGCATTGGACCGAGTTCCAGAAAGAGAACATTGAGACTCAGAATGAGCAGCTCTCCAAACTAAAGATGATG AGTGAAGCTAAAACATAG